One part of the Plodia interpunctella isolate USDA-ARS_2022_Savannah chromosome 28, ilPloInte3.2, whole genome shotgun sequence genome encodes these proteins:
- the edl gene encoding transcription factor ETV7 — protein MTFTSAAHVGMPTQARCDRVPPADGAWPLFGLQDDDLPLDPRSWGRAEVGRWVSSRGGQPERFPMNGKALCLMTKDMFAARVPHNGHILHQDFRRRLAKALAIQDFFEKMSPK, from the exons ATG ACGTTCACATCGGCCGCGCACGTGGGGATGCCGACACAAGCGCGCTGCGACCGCGTGCCGCCGGCGGACGGCGCTTGGCCGCTGTTCGGGTTGCAGGACGATGATTTACCGTTAG ACCCGCGGTCGTGGGGCCGCGCGGAGGTGGGCCGCTGGGTGTCCTCCCGGGGCGGGCAGCCCGAGCGCTTCCCCATGAACGGGAAGGCGCTCTGCCTCATGACCAAGGACATGTTCGCGGCCAGGGTGCCGCACAACGGACACATCCTGCACCAG GATTTCAGAAGACGGTTGGCGAAAGCGCTAGCCATACAGGATTTCTTCGAAAAGATGTCGCCAAAGTGA